GAGGCCGAGGCGGGTCGACACGCGCCCCTCGTTCATCACCGCGCCTTCGGTCATGTGGTGGTCCTCGCAGTGCTGCGAGACCAGGAGATCGAAGGTGCGCGCGTACTCCATGGCGCGCCGCATCACGGCCGCGTTCATCACGCACACGCCGTCGTCGCTGACGCCGAACGCGCCCGCCTCCCGGAGGTCGCCCATCTCGGTGAGCGCCTCACCGCGGCTGCCCATCGTCACCGCGCCGAAGATCTCCAGACGCGCGCCGACGCACTCCTTCGCGCGCGAGACCATCGAGGCGGTGATGGCCCGGGTGTCGTTCACGGGCTTGGTGTTGGGCATCGCGCAGACGGTCGTGAAGCCGCCCGCCGCCGCGGCCGCGAGGCCCGAGGCGATGTCTTCCTTGTACTCCTGCCCGGGCTCGCGCAGGTGCACGTGCAGATCGAGGAAGCCAGGCGTGACCCAGCGACCGTCGCAGTCGATCCGGCGCACGCCCTCGCCCTCGAGGCCGTCGCCCGCGCCGCGCCCGACGCGCTTCACGCGCCCGTCTTCGAGGACGACGTCCGCGACCTCGTCGCGACCGCTCTTCGGGTCGATGACCCGCCCACCGCGCAAGACCCACAGCATCGCGCTGCGATTACGGCAGCGCGGCTCGAGAGTCAACGGCGAGCGCGAGGAGAGGCGAGCACGATCGCGTCATGCAAGCGCGGATCGCGCCTGGTTTCGCGACCCGATCGCGTCGCGGCCGCCTCAGCCGACGTTCTCGACCGAATCGTCGTCATCCGAGGACGCGTCGACGACCTCGTCGACCGCCTCGATCTGGCCGACCGACGACTCCGCCGGGGGCTTGCGCTTGAGCGTCTTCTTGCGCTTCGTGTCTTCGACGCGCGTCTTCATGGAGACGACTTTGCGACAGAGGGACGCGAAATCCTTGTTCCGCGTGGCCATCTGGGGCGAGCCGCCGCGCAGGAGGGTGCTGAGGATGAAGTCGAGAACCTGAATCTCGCCTTCGGAGAACGAGTTGCTGATCCGCATGACAGGCGATCTACCACCGGATCCGAGGCGCGACAATCCATGACGTGAGCTATAGGGTCACGTGACGTCATTCCTCCGTGGAGATCGTCCCGTAAGCCATCGAGATCATGCGTTTCGGCGCGCCCATCAAAAGATCCGATATCCGGCGATCGCCGGCATTTTGGGTGGCGATCGCCCCCGAATTCGATCCGCGAATGCAGGTGGCGATCTGCCTCTGGCGTGAAAAAAGTCATGCCAACGTCCCGATGTGGAGTCACGCGATGGCCGCCCCTCGGGCGCCGGGAGTCGGATAGGCTGGGCGCGATGGCGTGGAAGGTCGGATCGGGCATCTCCGGCGCGCTCGTCTCGCTCGGCGTCCTGGTCGCGCTCGTCTCGACCGCGGCGCTCGAGGAAGAGGAGGTGCGCTGGTTCGAGGACGTCACCCTCGCCGAGCGCACCGCGCCCGGCGCCTCGAGCGCCACCCTCACGACGGTCTCGCTCCGGCGAGATCAGCGCGTGGTCTTCGAGCTCTGCGCGGCGGATCCGATGGACCCCGAGCGCTGGGCGGGGGCGATGGCGGTCGCGGTGTCGCGGCCCTCTGCGCGCGAGGTGCTGACCCGCTCGGAGCTCGACGCGCGCGTGCTCGGCATGGTCCGGCGCGACGCGACCAGCGGCTGCCTGACGATCGGGAGCGGCACCATCGGCGCCGACGACGACTACACCATCGAGGCCTCCTGGGACGCGCCCCCGACCGCGTTGGCCGACGTCCCGCTGCGCGTGCGCGTGCTGGGACGGCGCCCGCTCGGGCTCGCGCAGGTGCTGATCGTGCTCCTGACCTGGATCGCGTCGCTGGGGCTGCTCGCGACGCTCGCGCTCCGCTCACCGTCCGAGGCGGCGGCGGCGGCGTCGGAAGAGGAGGAGGAGGACGCCTGGGTCCGGGAGGTCGAGGGCGCGCGTCGCCCGCTGCCTCGGTGGCTGAGGGCGCAGTGGCTGGGGGCGTGGTGGGCGCGGCTGGCCGGAGGCTTCGCCCTCGTTCTGGCCGGCTTCTACGCCACCGGGTTCCTCCCGGGGGGCGCCGCGGCCGGGCTCGCGATCGGGGCGGGGCTCGCCAGCTTCGAGGTCGGGGTCGCCCTCCTCTTCGCTCCGGGCCGCCGGCTCGCCGCGCGCCTCGAGACCCTCGGCCTGCGCCGACCGCGCGCCTGGTGGGCCTGGTTCCCCGGGGCGGTCCTGTTCGGGCTGGGCCTCGTCTGGGTGGCGCGCCTCTCCACCACGCTGGTCCCCTCGACGGGCACGAGCGCGGTGCAGACCTTCGTCAGCTGGCCGAGCGGCATGCTCTCCTTCGCGGCGCTCGCGGTCGTGGCCCCGCTGGCCGAGGAGATCTTCTTCCGTGGCTTCGTCTACGGCCTGCTCGAGCCCCGCAATCGCGCCCTCGCCTTCCTCGGCGGCTGGCTGCTCTTCGTGCTCGCGCACGTGCCCCAGACCTTCGGCCAGTGGGGCGCGCTCGTGGCCATCACCGTCACCGGCCTCATGCTCACCACGCTCCGCGCCGCCTCGAGGAGCACCCTCGTCAGCGGCCTCGCCCACCTCGTCTACAACGGCCTGCTCGCCCTCAGCGCGCTCGGCTGACCTGGCCGCCCGATGCTAGGCCCGAATCAAGCGCTTCGCGCTTGCT
Above is a window of Sandaracinaceae bacterium DNA encoding:
- a CDS encoding type II CAAX endopeptidase family protein, encoding MAWKVGSGISGALVSLGVLVALVSTAALEEEEVRWFEDVTLAERTAPGASSATLTTVSLRRDQRVVFELCAADPMDPERWAGAMAVAVSRPSAREVLTRSELDARVLGMVRRDATSGCLTIGSGTIGADDDYTIEASWDAPPTALADVPLRVRVLGRRPLGLAQVLIVLLTWIASLGLLATLALRSPSEAAAAASEEEEEDAWVREVEGARRPLPRWLRAQWLGAWWARLAGGFALVLAGFYATGFLPGGAAAGLAIGAGLASFEVGVALLFAPGRRLAARLETLGLRRPRAWWAWFPGAVLFGLGLVWVARLSTTLVPSTGTSAVQTFVSWPSGMLSFAALAVVAPLAEEIFFRGFVYGLLEPRNRALAFLGGWLLFVLAHVPQTFGQWGALVAITVTGLMLTTLRAASRSTLVSGLAHLVYNGLLALSALG